A stretch of the Flavobacterium aquiphilum genome encodes the following:
- a CDS encoding DoxX family protein translates to MNNIASILILVFLAITFLQSSQDKLFHWKDNIDWLKEHFSETPLRNQVPLALVNVLILELISGILCSVGAIELGVNSGRIYGLYGGIFSCITLIMLLFGQRLAKDYDGARTIVLYFIPSVMAVYWLN, encoded by the coding sequence ATGAACAATATTGCCTCAATTTTGATACTTGTTTTTTTAGCTATCACATTTTTACAGTCATCTCAGGATAAATTATTCCACTGGAAAGACAATATCGATTGGTTAAAAGAGCATTTCTCTGAAACTCCTTTACGCAATCAAGTTCCATTAGCCTTGGTCAATGTATTGATTTTAGAATTGATTTCGGGTATTTTGTGCTCGGTAGGCGCAATAGAACTAGGAGTAAACAGTGGCAGAATATACGGTTTATATGGAGGTATTTTTTCCTGCATTACACTGATCATGTTACTGTTTGGACAACGCTTGGCCAAAGATTATGACGGTGCAAGAACGATTGTACTCTATTTTATCCCATCGGTTATGGCTGTATATTGGCTGAATTAA
- a CDS encoding acyl-CoA thioesterase encodes MVAKHPSESLTVLTDLVLPSETNPLNNLFGGELLARMDRAASIAAGRHSRRIGVTASVNHVAFNKSIPLGSVVIIEAKVSRAFKSSMEIYLDVWVEDRQSGNRTKANEAIYTFVAVDDTGRPVDVPPLIPETELEKQRYDAALRRKQLSLVLAGKMNPHDATELKALFA; translated from the coding sequence ATGGTTGCTAAACACCCTTCTGAATCCTTAACAGTATTAACCGATTTGGTTTTACCGAGCGAAACCAATCCTTTGAATAACTTATTTGGAGGGGAATTATTGGCTAGAATGGATCGCGCCGCGAGTATCGCTGCCGGAAGGCATTCCCGTCGAATTGGTGTAACCGCATCAGTTAATCACGTGGCTTTTAACAAATCGATTCCATTGGGAAGTGTAGTTATTATCGAAGCCAAAGTTTCCAGAGCTTTTAAAAGTTCAATGGAAATTTACCTAGATGTATGGGTTGAAGACCGCCAATCAGGAAACCGAACGAAAGCCAATGAAGCGATTTATACATTTGTGGCCGTAGACGACACTGGCAGACCTGTGGATGTTCCACCACTAATACCAGAAACAGAATTGGAAAAACAACGCTATGATGCTGCTTTGAGAAGAAAACAATTAAGTTTGGTTTTGGCTGGTAAAATGAATCCCCACGACGCCACCGAACTTAAAGCTTTATTTGCATAA
- a CDS encoding ATP-binding protein, whose protein sequence is MEFTKILGQEYIKNHLIQSANLGRIPHAQLFVGPEGSGTLAMAIAYTHHILCNGGSNESCSLKFQKLSHPDLHFIYPTVTTDEVKVKPKSIDFIADWREFVLENPYGGLFDWYAKLGVQNKQGEIRVDDAQEILKSLSLKSYEGGYKIMIIWMADKMNIAASNKLLKLLEEPPEKTVFILISENEEDIIQTIRSRCQVTKFSGLSEQIIANGLVKSKNIELNRALKIAHQAQGNYNKALQLLTDDYDGLPFEQWFVTWVRAAFKAKGNAAAIQDLIQWSEQIAALGRETQKKFLQFCIEMFRQALLLNYETKSLVYIEPKVEKFKLENFAPFVNGNNINEIFKELSDAMYHIERNGNAKIILTDLSIKLTRLIHKK, encoded by the coding sequence ATGGAATTTACAAAAATTTTAGGTCAGGAATACATAAAAAACCACTTAATTCAAAGTGCTAATTTAGGCAGAATTCCACATGCTCAATTATTTGTTGGTCCAGAAGGAAGTGGCACATTAGCCATGGCAATTGCATATACTCATCATATTCTTTGCAATGGAGGATCTAACGAATCCTGCAGCCTTAAATTTCAAAAATTATCACATCCAGACTTACATTTTATCTACCCTACTGTTACTACTGATGAAGTTAAAGTAAAACCAAAAAGCATTGATTTTATTGCTGATTGGAGAGAATTTGTTTTGGAAAATCCATACGGTGGATTATTTGATTGGTATGCCAAATTAGGAGTTCAGAACAAACAAGGTGAAATCCGAGTAGATGATGCACAGGAAATCTTAAAATCACTTTCGCTAAAATCATACGAAGGAGGATACAAAATAATGATCATTTGGATGGCCGATAAAATGAATATCGCAGCATCCAACAAACTGCTCAAACTTCTGGAAGAACCGCCTGAAAAGACTGTTTTCATTCTCATTTCTGAAAATGAAGAGGATATTATTCAAACGATTCGATCACGCTGTCAGGTTACAAAATTCAGTGGATTAAGCGAACAGATCATTGCCAATGGTCTAGTTAAAAGTAAAAATATTGAACTTAATCGAGCATTAAAAATAGCACATCAAGCTCAAGGAAATTACAATAAAGCGCTACAATTACTTACCGATGATTATGATGGACTCCCATTTGAACAATGGTTTGTTACTTGGGTTCGCGCTGCTTTCAAAGCCAAAGGAAATGCTGCTGCCATCCAGGATTTGATCCAATGGAGTGAACAAATAGCTGCCTTAGGAAGGGAAACGCAAAAAAAATTCCTTCAGTTCTGTATCGAAATGTTCCGTCAAGCGTTATTATTAAATTATGAAACCAAAAGCCTTGTTTACATTGAGCCAAAAGTCGAAAAATTCAAATTAGAAAACTTTGCCCCTTTTGTAAACGGAAATAACATTAACGAAATATTCAAAGAATTATCTGATGCAATGTACCATATAGAACGCAATGGTAATGCCAAAATAATTTTAACTGACCTTTCGATAAAACTTACTCGTTTAATACATAAAAAATAA
- a CDS encoding polysaccharide deacetylase family protein has translation MNTRRTFIKQIGMASAASLMPGTDLLLYQNTDQTMKTQSKWADGSRLVVSVSMQFESGGQPDNAESPFPKNLEKGYKDLPARTWYEYGYKEGIPRMLDNWDALGIKVTSHMVGTAVLNNPQLAKEIVERGHEAAAHGMSWSPQYNLSYETEKKFIQDGVDSIKKTTGTTPVGYNANWLRRGENTLKILSELGFKYHIDDLSRDEPFIIQVKNKDFAVVPYTLRNNDILLIEGKNFSADQFFNQVKMEFDQLYTESEFRRRQMSLSFHDRIGGTPQMVKATHDLIRYFQQHKGVTFKRKDEIAELTLQDKTSIRE, from the coding sequence ATGAACACACGAAGAACATTTATCAAACAGATTGGAATGGCCAGCGCTGCAAGCTTAATGCCCGGTACCGATTTATTACTTTACCAAAATACTGACCAAACAATGAAAACCCAATCAAAATGGGCAGACGGTTCCCGATTGGTTGTTTCCGTTTCCATGCAATTTGAATCAGGTGGCCAACCAGATAATGCCGAGAGCCCTTTTCCTAAAAACCTAGAAAAAGGATACAAAGATTTGCCCGCTAGAACCTGGTACGAATACGGATACAAAGAAGGAATCCCCAGAATGCTGGACAATTGGGACGCCTTGGGTATCAAAGTTACCTCCCACATGGTAGGCACTGCAGTATTAAACAATCCTCAATTGGCAAAAGAAATAGTCGAAAGAGGACATGAAGCAGCAGCACATGGCATGAGTTGGAGCCCGCAATACAACCTCTCATATGAAACCGAAAAAAAATTCATTCAAGACGGCGTTGATTCCATCAAAAAAACAACCGGCACAACACCTGTGGGATATAACGCAAACTGGCTCCGAAGGGGGGAAAATACATTAAAAATACTATCTGAATTAGGCTTCAAATACCATATTGACGATTTGAGTCGGGACGAACCTTTTATTATTCAGGTTAAAAACAAAGACTTTGCGGTTGTCCCGTACACTTTACGCAACAATGATATTCTTTTAATTGAAGGAAAAAATTTCTCTGCCGACCAGTTTTTCAACCAAGTAAAAATGGAATTTGACCAATTGTACACTGAAAGCGAATTCAGACGGAGACAGATGTCTCTCAGTTTTCACGACCGCATTGGTGGCACACCACAAATGGTTAAGGCAACCCATGATTTAATACGTTACTTCCAACAGCACAAAGGGGTCACTTTTAAAAGAAAAGATGAGATTGCCGAATTAACCCTTCAGGATAAAACCAGCATCAGGGAATAG
- a CDS encoding gliding motility-associated C-terminal domain-containing protein, giving the protein MNRKTPLFSSFDKFVFFWMLLLLPSAISLFGQTILPQKLGYSQICANIPNVDYPNGYNRYEVPFKISGFAANETFVVLLSSDNFASSIKPKIISNGVNTPPDTSTDKTLTFEVPADLVGSNTYKLRVQSSTGTTSQDFKSSDLQSSFPIYFLAYSGSFYVNNKSNTLSFCIGGSVTLAIDNSTPSVPNSSPLQYPQLKYKWYKNGVVVPNESKSSLSVNQGGEYYVEVDYGPCTDVNTRSQTVTVSSGSGSGAVITSSLGNPFCPSSGGTTLSASAGNSYVWRKDNVVINGAISQTYQTSSAGVYTCDVDFGGCKSTGTIDLKVLTTNSSISGVEVGKINRITEGVTINVSITTNASSPTYQWFLNGALIAGADKNNFDITAQGNYSGEVTQNSGCVVTDKFPFTVSYKVNANVPKISNIVSPNGDGINDTWIIPDKYIEGTKTHIVILNSLGEIVYQTDNYDNFNGWPQEAIEFNFNPVYYYIITPTGESPQKGSITLLK; this is encoded by the coding sequence ATGAATAGAAAAACTCCTCTCTTTTCTTCTTTCGATAAATTTGTGTTTTTTTGGATGTTATTGTTACTTCCGTCAGCAATTTCATTATTTGGACAAACTATTTTACCTCAAAAACTGGGTTATTCTCAGATTTGCGCTAATATTCCGAATGTCGATTATCCTAATGGATATAATAGGTATGAAGTTCCTTTTAAAATATCTGGTTTTGCAGCCAATGAAACTTTCGTAGTTTTACTTTCAAGTGATAATTTTGCTTCAAGTATAAAGCCTAAAATAATATCAAATGGGGTCAATACTCCTCCGGATACTTCTACAGATAAGACACTTACTTTTGAAGTACCAGCCGACTTAGTAGGCTCGAATACCTATAAGTTACGTGTCCAGAGTTCAACTGGAACTACAAGTCAGGATTTTAAATCAAGTGATTTGCAATCTTCTTTTCCCATTTATTTTTTAGCATATTCTGGGTCTTTTTATGTTAACAATAAGAGTAATACCTTAAGTTTTTGCATTGGGGGAAGTGTTACGCTTGCAATTGATAATTCAACGCCTTCAGTTCCTAATTCTTCTCCTTTACAATATCCACAGTTAAAGTATAAATGGTATAAAAATGGTGTAGTTGTCCCAAATGAATCCAAAAGCAGTTTGTCTGTCAATCAGGGCGGTGAATATTATGTAGAGGTGGACTATGGACCTTGCACAGATGTGAATACACGTTCACAAACCGTAACTGTTTCTAGCGGATCAGGCTCTGGAGCAGTAATTACTTCAAGTTTAGGGAATCCCTTTTGTCCTAGTTCTGGGGGCACTACCTTGTCTGCCTCTGCCGGTAATTCTTATGTATGGAGAAAGGATAATGTTGTTATTAATGGCGCTATTTCTCAAACCTATCAAACTAGTTCAGCTGGAGTTTATACTTGTGATGTTGATTTCGGAGGATGTAAATCAACAGGGACGATTGATCTAAAAGTGCTTACAACTAATAGCAGCATCTCAGGCGTTGAAGTTGGAAAGATTAATCGTATTACAGAGGGAGTGACAATCAATGTCTCAATAACAACGAATGCTTCTTCACCTACTTATCAATGGTTTTTGAATGGGGCATTAATAGCTGGAGCTGATAAAAATAATTTTGATATTACTGCTCAAGGAAATTATAGTGGTGAAGTGACTCAAAATTCAGGATGCGTTGTGACAGATAAATTTCCTTTTACAGTTTCTTATAAAGTAAATGCGAATGTGCCAAAAATTTCAAATATTGTATCTCCAAATGGTGATGGTATTAATGATACATGGATAATCCCAGATAAGTATATAGAGGGAACAAAAACGCATATAGTAATTTTAAATTCATTAGGTGAAATAGTTTATCAAACAGATAATTACGATAACTTTAATGGATGGCCACAAGAGGCTATTGAATTCAATTTTAACCCTGTTTATTATTATATAATTACCCCAACTGGAGAATCTCCTCAAAAGGGCTCGATAACTCTTCTGAAATAG
- the proC gene encoding pyrroline-5-carboxylate reductase, whose product MKVHIIGGGNLGASVAIGIAKFTTGNQVTVTRRNLAPISHLEDLGVTITTDNKYNIQDADVIILTIKPYQVDTVLAEILPVISNKVIASAVSGLSIENLQNKIGDNHSAVRIMPNIAAQFGASATCIAFNEKNKANAQETVTLFQGLGTAPIIDEKLMDAATVLAASGTAFALRYIRASMQAGIEIGFDWQTALAISAQTVKGAAEMLLEEKGHPEQLIDRVTTPKGCTIAGLNEMELHGFSSSLIKGIKTSLKQIQG is encoded by the coding sequence ATGAAAGTACACATTATAGGAGGAGGAAACCTTGGAGCATCTGTCGCAATTGGAATCGCAAAGTTTACGACTGGCAATCAAGTAACGGTGACTAGAAGAAATTTAGCTCCAATCTCACATTTAGAGGATTTGGGCGTAACCATAACTACTGACAATAAGTACAATATACAAGATGCAGATGTCATTATACTGACTATTAAACCATATCAGGTTGATACTGTTTTGGCTGAGATTTTACCTGTGATTTCAAACAAAGTAATCGCTTCGGCGGTAAGTGGTTTGTCGATTGAAAATTTACAAAACAAAATAGGAGACAATCACAGTGCTGTGCGAATCATGCCAAATATTGCAGCGCAATTTGGAGCTTCGGCAACTTGTATCGCCTTTAATGAAAAGAATAAAGCCAATGCTCAGGAGACTGTTACTCTTTTTCAGGGACTTGGAACAGCCCCAATTATTGATGAAAAATTAATGGATGCTGCAACGGTACTTGCTGCTAGTGGAACTGCTTTTGCTTTACGTTACATCCGTGCTTCGATGCAGGCGGGAATCGAAATTGGTTTTGATTGGCAAACTGCACTGGCAATTTCGGCACAAACGGTAAAAGGAGCAGCCGAAATGTTACTTGAAGAAAAAGGACATCCGGAGCAATTAATCGACCGTGTAACAACGCCTAAAGGTTGTACTATTGCTGGATTGAACGAAATGGAATTACATGGATTTAGTTCGTCTTTAATCAAAGGAATCAAAACTTCACTTAAGCAAATTCAAGGATAA
- a CDS encoding PorP/SprF family type IX secretion system membrane protein produces MKKFLLSVFIFCCSIQVFYAQQENGIVSFVIPPGNSLKFNSFVINPTFSFVRQQAAYITLFNKTQWAGFDNAPTTYMLNYSGRFRENEGVALGVFKQSQGVLETTGLLANFAHNILLEEESNLTFGINVSAYKSGINNGKIISNYSDPSLQNIPSNTLMTVSPGINYGTAFFDFGLGFNNLVTYSFNSGMLKDDPNKGIEGHVMYTGYVDSYGFFDRSKFSGIVKTEINKEKTIFSGSAMFAVPKGIWAQAGYHSVLGLTAGFGLNITPKIALEYSYGMGLGDISNLGASHIVVLAYKIKSRNFDYGDDEEEEGALIEPAPIRQTPTAKSKTDAKATADAKVAQQQKIAENRAKLVADAKAKADAAALAAANKKQEQVTKAKLTADAKAKADAESSAKLAAENKVKADAEAAAKLAAEKKAKADAEAKTKTAAKLAADNKAKADAAAVEEAKKAKLAADAKIKADANAADKAKEDAKAKAKADAAAAKLAADKAKADADAKAKADAESAAKLAAENKAKADAEAAAKLAAEKKAKADAAAAKLAADAKIKADADAADKAKEEEKVKAKADAAAAKLAADKAKADADAKAKADAEAAIKLAAENKAKADAEATAKLAAEKKAKADAAAAKLAADAKIKADADAADKAKEEAKVKAKADAVAAKLAADKAKADADAKAKADAAAAKLAADKAKADADAEATAKLAAEKKAKADAEAAAKLAAENKAKADAEAAAKLAAENKAKAEAEAAAKLAAEKKAKADADAAAKLAAENKAKADAEAAAKLAAENKAKAEAEAAAKLAAEKKAKADAEAAAKLAAENKAKADAEAAAKLAAENKAKADAEAAAKLAAEKKAKADAEAAAKLAADNKAKADAAAAAQAEQDKIEAAAAAKLAVEALAKAKADAMPKDEVGKSMDNLAKSIEDSKRKQQQLLTRLDASVANKQKALNEMREENDLSDKGIVKTTVEFKSTSAENAELESIKAQIAEVNRMQAESLDEFNRLYNERLKKAPKNDLINQNYLKTIENLKAEQLKAERSNAILTNRLEQIKVETEIEKKRRIKRAVSLNDQDRTSQDLATLKRIKETTKVSSTPLKAEDFDFGESQSNMQIIKNNKIDSGYYVILAVHNDVQKRDAFVTKTVAAGQKNVNFFYDAGSSKYFIYEAMFDNLDEATQAMSEKGNKPYNGKMVIVKIQK; encoded by the coding sequence ATGAAAAAATTTTTACTAAGTGTTTTCATTTTTTGTTGTTCAATTCAGGTTTTTTATGCCCAACAAGAAAATGGTATTGTTTCATTTGTAATTCCTCCAGGAAACTCTTTGAAATTTAATTCATTTGTTATCAATCCTACTTTTAGTTTTGTCAGACAACAAGCGGCCTATATAACCTTGTTTAATAAAACGCAATGGGCAGGATTTGATAATGCGCCGACAACTTATATGCTGAATTATTCCGGACGTTTTAGAGAGAATGAAGGAGTTGCTTTAGGAGTATTCAAGCAATCACAAGGAGTACTTGAAACTACAGGTTTGCTTGCCAATTTTGCTCATAATATTTTATTGGAAGAAGAAAGTAATTTAACTTTTGGGATTAATGTAAGTGCTTATAAAAGTGGTATAAATAATGGTAAAATCATTTCAAATTATTCCGATCCTTCTTTACAAAATATTCCTTCAAATACATTAATGACAGTCAGTCCTGGAATCAATTATGGAACAGCATTTTTTGATTTCGGTTTGGGCTTTAATAATCTAGTAACTTATAGCTTTAACTCTGGAATGTTAAAAGACGACCCAAATAAAGGCATAGAAGGTCATGTGATGTATACAGGTTATGTTGATTCTTATGGTTTTTTTGATAGAAGTAAATTTTCAGGTATCGTTAAGACGGAAATAAATAAAGAAAAAACAATTTTTTCAGGTTCAGCTATGTTTGCCGTTCCGAAAGGAATTTGGGCTCAAGCAGGATATCATTCGGTTTTGGGTTTGACTGCTGGTTTTGGACTTAATATTACCCCAAAAATTGCCCTTGAATATTCGTACGGAATGGGGTTGGGTGATATTTCAAATTTGGGAGCTTCCCATATTGTTGTTTTAGCCTATAAGATTAAAAGTAGAAATTTTGATTACGGAGATGACGAAGAAGAAGAAGGTGCTTTGATTGAGCCAGCTCCAATAAGACAAACACCTACAGCGAAGTCTAAAACGGATGCAAAAGCTACCGCAGATGCAAAGGTCGCTCAACAACAGAAAATAGCGGAAAATAGAGCGAAATTAGTGGCTGATGCAAAAGCTAAAGCTGATGCCGCTGCCTTAGCAGCAGCAAATAAAAAGCAAGAACAAGTAACAAAAGCTAAATTGACTGCTGATGCTAAAGCTAAAGCAGATGCAGAATCTTCAGCAAAACTTGCTGCCGAAAACAAAGTTAAAGCCGATGCTGAAGCTGCTGCAAAACTAGCTGCGGAGAAGAAAGCTAAAGCTGATGCCGAAGCTAAAACAAAAACTGCCGCAAAATTAGCTGCAGATAATAAAGCTAAAGCTGATGCAGCCGCTGTTGAAGAAGCCAAGAAAGCTAAGTTAGCTGCCGATGCAAAAATTAAAGCAGATGCTAATGCCGCTGATAAAGCGAAAGAAGATGCAAAAGCAAAAGCCAAAGCTGATGCCGCCGCCGCAAAATTAGCCGCTGATAAGGCCAAAGCAGATGCTGATGCTAAGGCTAAAGCCGATGCAGAATCTGCCGCAAAACTTGCTGCCGAAAACAAAGCCAAAGCCGATGCAGAAGCCGCTGCTAAACTAGCTGCTGAGAAAAAAGCTAAAGCTGATGCCGCCGCCGCTAAGTTAGCCGCGGATGCAAAAATTAAAGCAGATGCTGATGCGGCTGATAAAGCCAAAGAAGAAGAGAAAGTTAAAGCTAAAGCCGATGCCGCCGCCGCAAAATTAGCTGCTGATAAAGCTAAAGCCGATGCAGATGCCAAAGCAAAAGCTGATGCTGAAGCTGCTATCAAATTAGCTGCCGAAAATAAAGCCAAAGCTGATGCCGAAGCGACTGCTAAATTGGCTGCCGAGAAAAAAGCTAAAGCCGATGCTGCCGCTGCTAAGTTAGCCGCCGATGCAAAAATAAAAGCAGATGCTGATGCCGCTGATAAAGCGAAAGAGGAAGCTAAAGTTAAAGCTAAAGCTGATGCTGTCGCTGCTAAATTAGCAGCCGATAAAGCTAAAGCCGATGCTGATGCCAAAGCTAAAGCTGATGCCGCAGCCGCAAAGTTAGCTGCTGATAAGGCCAAAGCAGATGCTGATGCTGAAGCGACTGCAAAATTAGCTGCTGAGAAGAAAGCTAAAGCCGATGCCGAAGCTGCTGCGAAATTAGCTGCTGAGAACAAAGCCAAAGCTGATGCCGAAGCTGCTGCCAAATTAGCAGCGGAGAATAAAGCCAAAGCCGAAGCCGAAGCCGCTGCAAAATTAGCTGCTGAGAAGAAAGCTAAAGCCGATGCCGATGCTGCTGCGAAATTAGCTGCTGAGAACAAAGCCAAAGCTGATGCCGAAGCTGCTGCCAAATTAGCAGCGGAGAATAAAGCCAAAGCCGAAGCCGAAGCCGCTGCAAAATTAGCTGCTGAGAAGAAAGCTAAAGCCGATGCCGAAGCTGCTGCGAAATTAGCTGCTGAGAACAAAGCCAAAGCTGATGCCGAAGCTGCTGCCAAATTAGCAGCGGAGAATAAAGCCAAAGCTGATGCCGAAGCTGCTGCGAAATTAGCTGCTGAGAAGAAAGCTAAAGCCGATGCCGAAGCTGCTGCAAAATTAGCTGCAGACAATAAAGCCAAAGCAGACGCTGCTGCAGCAGCGCAAGCCGAGCAGGATAAAATAGAAGCTGCCGCCGCCGCTAAATTAGCAGTTGAGGCGCTTGCCAAGGCCAAAGCCGATGCAATGCCAAAAGATGAAGTTGGCAAGTCAATGGATAATTTAGCTAAGTCAATAGAAGATTCTAAACGTAAGCAACAACAATTGTTAACCCGTTTGGATGCTTCTGTGGCCAATAAGCAAAAAGCATTGAACGAGATGAGGGAAGAAAATGATTTAAGTGATAAAGGTATTGTTAAAACAACAGTAGAATTCAAAAGTACTTCTGCTGAAAATGCCGAACTGGAATCCATTAAGGCTCAAATTGCAGAGGTTAACAGAATGCAGGCAGAGTCTTTGGACGAGTTTAACCGACTTTACAACGAAAGACTTAAAAAGGCTCCTAAGAATGATTTGATTAATCAGAATTATTTAAAAACTATAGAGAATTTAAAAGCTGAACAGCTCAAAGCAGAACGTTCTAATGCAATTTTAACTAACAGGTTGGAGCAGATTAAAGTCGAAACTGAGATTGAGAAAAAACGTAGAATCAAGCGTGCCGTTTCTTTGAATGACCAGGATCGTACTTCGCAAGATTTAGCTACTTTAAAACGAATTAAAGAAACTACAAAAGTGAGTAGTACACCGTTAAAAGCAGAAGATTTTGATTTTGGTGAAAGTCAGTCCAATATGCAGATTATTAAAAATAATAAAATTGATAGCGGCTATTATGTGATATTGGCTGTTCATAATGATGTTCAAAAAAGAGATGCATTTGTTACAAAAACAGTTGCAGCTGGTCAGAAAAATGTTAATTTTTTCTATGATGCTGGATCCAGTAAATATTTTATTTACGAAGCCATGTTCGATAATTTAGATGAAGCAACACAGGCAATGTCAGAGAAAGGAAATAAGCCTTACAATGGAAAAATGGTAATTGTTAAAATTCAGAAGTAG
- a CDS encoding DoxX family protein, which yields MNTTVFLLLRLGIAISMFGHGLVRLPKLQTFSQWMIGIFEKSMLPKIVVVPFSYFLPIAELTIGLLLFTGLFTKPALLLGGIMMLALLFGTSMIENWEAIPSQLLHLIFCAILLQFIDSNIWSLDSLLGK from the coding sequence ATGAACACAACCGTTTTTTTATTGCTCCGACTAGGAATTGCCATTAGCATGTTCGGCCACGGACTAGTCCGATTGCCAAAATTACAAACTTTCAGCCAATGGATGATTGGCATTTTTGAAAAATCAATGCTCCCAAAAATAGTCGTCGTCCCTTTCAGCTACTTCTTACCAATAGCCGAATTGACCATAGGACTGCTATTGTTCACGGGGTTGTTTACAAAACCGGCGCTTCTATTGGGAGGCATAATGATGCTTGCCTTACTTTTTGGCACATCCATGATCGAAAATTGGGAAGCAATTCCGTCACAGTTACTACATCTTATTTTTTGTGCTATTTTATTACAATTCATAGATAGCAACATCTGGTCATTGGATAGTTTACTTGGAAAATAA
- a CDS encoding AraC family transcriptional regulator: MKIKNLYTPFEISLLEADNYIVQQHKNTYFEMVYILEGKGIQIINSHSLDYSPNKLFLLFPQDTHGFEIKETTRFFFLRFNESYLKTQSKEWLQKLEYIFHNHDHLPGCILKNVDDKQLIRALVEALLREQNREGVYQAEVLQQLLNTIITIAARNIALIHTAENYRPIQTLSVLGYVHQHIYSPETLKIEKFAAYFNISPNYMSEYFKRQTGESLQQYVNNYKVLLIENRLLSTSYRLSEIAAEFGLTDVSHLNKFFKKHKGISPSEFRKNQNK, encoded by the coding sequence ATGAAAATCAAAAATCTTTATACTCCTTTCGAAATCAGTTTGCTTGAAGCTGACAATTATATAGTTCAGCAGCATAAGAACACTTATTTTGAAATGGTTTATATTCTGGAAGGGAAAGGAATACAAATAATTAATAGCCATAGTTTGGACTATAGTCCCAATAAATTGTTTTTGCTTTTTCCGCAAGACACACATGGTTTTGAGATAAAAGAGACTACACGTTTTTTCTTTCTTCGGTTTAATGAAAGTTATCTGAAAACGCAATCAAAAGAATGGCTGCAAAAGTTGGAATATATTTTTCATAATCACGATCATCTGCCTGGTTGTATTCTAAAGAATGTTGATGACAAACAGTTAATACGGGCATTGGTGGAAGCTTTACTGAGAGAGCAAAATAGAGAAGGTGTGTATCAGGCAGAAGTATTGCAACAGCTCTTAAACACAATAATTACTATTGCAGCCCGGAATATCGCCTTGATTCATACAGCAGAAAATTATCGTCCCATACAGACTTTGTCTGTTTTGGGTTATGTTCATCAGCATATTTATTCGCCTGAGACTCTTAAAATTGAAAAATTTGCGGCATATTTTAATATCTCTCCAAATTATATGAGTGAATATTTTAAAAGACAGACGGGTGAAAGTTTGCAGCAATACGTCAATAATTATAAGGTGCTGTTGATTGAAAACCGCTTGTTGTCCACTTCGTACCGCTTAAGTGAAATTGCCGCCGAATTTGGTCTGACGGATGTAAGCCATCTTAATAAGTTTTTTAAAAAGCATAAAGGAATTAGTCCATCCGAGTTTAGAAAAAATCAAAATAAATAA